The genomic interval CCCGACAGCACCCACGCTCTCACCGGAGCTATTTTAAGACTTTATTTTATGCCTCTTGCGCTGTTTCCTCCTCGTCCGAGTCAGGTCAGAGTTTCCTTCTGTTTCGAAGGTAACCAAGGGTTTGCTTGCTTGGTACATGTGGCCTTTACATTTTCCTGacttctcttcttgttttttattgaagtaacatcggggggaaaaaaacccagTGAAAATCTTACTTTCTTTTAATTTCCCTTATTCCCGTGCTGCATATCTCTAAAGTGCATCTTCATATACTAAGTGAACAGTCCTGTTTATGCGCCTAGTTTCAGGTAAAGTCTTGTCAGAGCTGCACTGCTTTAACCATGGCTTATAAAAGGCCtgtggtgtgtttacctgcctctgtttgtggtctgcattgtgCCACATAGGACACGACCCACCCTaacctttgtgttttttattttatttttttctgtccaaaCCTGCTTTGTGCTCATTACCTGTTCACTTCTGTTTGCATTCGGTCACGTCCAGACAATGGGCAAAACGGCCTCTAGCTCCTCAGCTGCATCCACATGAACACTCTGCAGCATACTCTTGTTCCTATTGGTCAATTCAAAACTATGACAACAAACTACTCTGCCTTTGCATGTAAACTGcttttaattgtgttgtttggcttcttctttgtatttattgtttgagTGTAGTTGAGTTTTGATGCTCTCTCGACATCAGTGAAAATTCAGACACACCCTCAATGCTTTTtgagatttaaataaagctagaatgaatgaatgaactgtCTGCATGATGTAACCAATGAGCTCAttgtaaacatgtgtgtgtgtgtatgtggaagCTTTTGCTTTAgtgcttgtgtgttttagtTTCATGACGGTTAGTGACAATCAACCACTCCATCaggtctcctctctccttttctctctccataaCCCCAACATCTATCTTTCcactctcatcctcctctttaATGTCCCTCGCCGACTTGCTTCTCACTCAACCCTGCTTTACATTTTCCCACAATGTCAAACTCATCCACTCAGTATGCCCGAGACGCCAGCCTGCGATTCTTTCCCTTCTTTAACTTTTCTGTTTGATCTCTGAAATCTAGTATGCCAACATCAATGggaaatgaaactttaaaaaaaaacaaaaaaaaaaacagcaagggTAGGCTGAACTTTAAAAGTATACAACAGGAGAAATGATAAAAACTGCTCTCTATTACACGTGATCCTTCTCTGCCTCACTTGCAGAGCAGGATGaatccataaaaatgtgtttagggGTGGCAGTGTGTGGTTGTCACGGTAACCAGATCAAACTACCTAGCTCTGCAATTATTGTGCAGTCATCTTCAACTTGTGTTGTCGTTGGTCGGTCCACATCAGTTCAAACGACGAAGATACTCTAAAGTCCCCGCCACACATGAATAAGGAGAGTGGAGAGAGTTGGACACAGGGATGAGAGGGTGGGGAACGACGTGCAGAGGGTCGGAGTCGAACCCGGGACGCCCGTCTCAGGGACTAAAGCCTATATAGGTGGCAAGCAACATAACACCTATGCCTCATGGCGCCCTTACAGACAAATTGATAAACAGAtttcccaaactttttctgaAAGTGAACTTCATTTCCTTCTAGATGACTTCATGTCACTCCTAGGAGTCCATTCTCACACCTCACAGAGCGAGAGACAAGCACACTCTCCATGCCACTCCTTCGTGCCTCCCCGGAGTCTGGTATTTGTCAGCTTGTGTGACAGCCTAGAAGTATCTCACATCcatcagacacagagaggaggaaagaggaggagaccaGGTGAGTCTGTCAGAAAATATGGAATCAGCCGCTGCATCAGTCTCCCGATACATCAGCTGCAGTTTGAGTGAGAGTATAAGGAGCACAGATCATCGAGGCACAGCTGGAGTTCTCTAATGAAGAGCACTTCTTGGCTCTTAACTTGGAGTGAATTGGAGTGGTTTTCGGTGGATGATTcagctgggagaagagagacgAGATGTGCTGAAAGAGGCACAAACTGTTGACCATAAATacatctccatctctctccacacccacctcttcctcctctttaaaacacaatcacagtgcgtgtgtttttttcaacttctcTGCCTGATCTTAAAGACATGAAAGATGAGGTTTCTGGGTTTATTCATTATAATGTATATAGCATGGACATAATATCTGtattacagattaaaaaagGTATCACAGATATACTGTCAAGAATTTTCTTCACAATATTTCTGCTCTATTTTTTTGCAGTCTTCTGTTTGCTTTGCACCTCTCTCCCTGCCTACTGCCTGTCCATCCTCTTATATCATTCTTTATCCTGCTGCTTTTAACCTCTCTGCCTTTCTCCCCGTTCCCCCCTCGGTGCTGCCTTTAGCTGATTAAAGTGGCTTTGCTTGCTTTGATTAATTGGATGAACCTTGTGTCCATGCCAGACTTGACTCCTCTtctctcgtcctcctcgtcctcgtcctcttcacGCTGCTTATACAAACACAGGCCTTTTAATGGGAGGAAATAACTGAACCTGTGGGCTTGTCAGCCGACATGCACCGCATTCAACCAGAGGAGCAGTACACGTATTTCTAATTTGTCAGCCATGATTTAGCTCTCATATACAGCCGAGGCTCTTCTGGGCTTTACAGGTATATGACCTCAATTAAAACCTGTTCGTCTATATTACAGTGATGCATCATGCACCACAGAAATGAATCAGGTATAGCTTCATGCAAGCCTGGAGATCTGGCACATTTTAGGCTTTCTTGGCAATGCTGAGCCTCGTTTGTCTTTtggctgcccccccccccccctctaaaaACCTGACACCAGGAAAATGTGGAACAATCCTCCTCTGCTCACCTCGTCGACCTCCACCGTGTTAGCGTCTGTCCTTCAGgctttgaaaacaacaaacacttccATCTCCATGGCACTGTCTGCACACTCATttgtctcctcctttctctctcctctctcctctctgtcactttcACTTGTTtgtgtatctctctctctctctgcctttttttcatcttttagtGAATTCCACCTCAAAAGCTCGTCTCTGAAAGGTCGTCCGCAGCCTCCACAGTCCCCCCCCACGggtcttcctctttctccttttgttGCTCATTtttactgtctctctctttctttgtctttattggatCTCCTTTGCCCCTAGCAAAGCCATGCAGCACTGactcaacacaaacatacactcaaaatgacacacacacacacacacacacacacacacacaaatcctaATGTAGCACAGCCAAGTGAGTGGCTGGCTGGGAAAGTCAAACGCTCTGTTATTACATCCCAGCAAATACAATCTCTGGAGATGCAGTGCCAACCGGAGAGCCCCCTACGGGCCGCCAGGGCTTTCTCAGAAACTCAGACGATCACACAAGCAAACTGCTCGTGCCTCCTTCTTCTATTCCATTTTTATCAGCAGGGAGCCACAGTGACTCTGTGGCTGTCTGTGAATGGGtctatatttgtgtttgtgtgtgcttgttttgcTCTGCCTGTTTGAGAATGCTAACCAGGGATGATGGCCTCTACGAGATGTGGAAGAGTAAGCATGCACAACAGCTCAATAACAACTCGAGGCCTCATTGGGTGAAATCAGTGCATGATGGATGACTCTGGTTCTGCTGTGTTCAGACTACACAATAGTTTCCTTGTTCCTGTGATCAGTGGAGCCGAACAGCTTCATCGTTTGGTGATTGGGTCTTGCTTATTATCATGCTTGAGTGGGAGAACGAGGGtttattgtatttatgtttgcaCTGTAAAGCCCAGAGATGACTGAAACACACGACGGTCCTAACAAAGTAGAAAACAAAGTGTAGGGACGTAGTGACAGAGGCGATATAAGAATACTTCTCCTCATTGCATTTTTATTGACTTGAAAGCTGGACACTTGGAGTTTTAGTTTGAAATTAGTTTGGACACAAAGTCTTGAGGCCTTTTTTTGAACTAGTAACAGCtatctccaatgttttgaatttggactgcagtacccattttaaacactaggtgtcagagttacatattgctcctttaatgtccctttttttaacagttaataatgttttttttcacagcagcatCGTCATGTCTCTCTTCAATCCAACTTCTATGGGGTTTTAGATCTGCATAACCACTGTGACAATTAAGGCAACTTGATGTTAAAAAAGGAATGTGTCGTATCGTATCTcagcgatatggaccaaaaatcatattcaattttttttattcctaagTCAGTTCTTAattaaaagatgcaaaaaaaagctcctttcctgaataacaaaatacatacagctgaatattttattttgaaggtgtttctttttttttttttttaagttttgcttCAAGACAGTGACAGTACTCTATATCtcgtttgaaaatatatcgatgtATCTTAAAGACATGATATAAAACGCCCAGCCCTATTTACCTTCCTGTATGTTTTATACCAATGTGTCCTTGTTTGAGCGGTCGTTAAAActgtgcttcttcttctgtctccgTGTCTCTCCCAGGCTGTGAGCCCTGTGCAGGGTGGTGATGAGCACtcagggcagcagcagcagcaggggaagTGGCCAGCATGCCGACACTACTCCCCCTCGTCAGGCCCCCGGACCCAAGCTGCAGGTGCAGCGCTCCCTCTCCCGCGACACCATCACCATCCACTTCTCGGCTCTGGGGAAGGAGGAAGAcgacgaggacgaggagctgTACGGGGTTTCTCTTGGGTCTGATGGAGCTAAACCTGGGCTTGACGTTGCAGGGGGACCTCGAGGTCTAGAAGCTTCGGGGGCGGATGAGCAGTCTGTCGCCTCGGCCTTGGAGGCAAAGGAGGAGCTGCTGTTTGAGGCTGCGGGTGGGGATACATCCTCGGGGGCTGCTGTGCTCCCCGTCTTATCCACCACCCTGTCTGTTCAGTCTTCAGACCTGCTACCACACATGCCTTCTCCAGCCATGACGATCACTCCCTCCTCCACCCACTCCCATCTGAGCTCCAACCCTCCCGCCAGCTCCTCTTGGCCCTCCGATCGACCCTCAGCAAACCCCCCCTGCACAAACTCCGGCTCCTCCTCCCCTTGCAAGTCCGCGGCGCTGCCCTCCTCCAAGCCGTTCCTCAGCCTGGTCCGGTCTCTGTCCAACGACGTCGAGACTCGAGAAAGCACTCCCGCGCCTGCTGCAAACGCGCCGCCTCACACGAGGCACCGTCACTTAATGAAATCCTTCGTCAAGTCCCTTTCCACGGACCCGTCGAAGGCTGAGCATCAGGATGTGCCTCTCCATCACTATCACAACCAACCTCCTCATCAGCCGCATCAAGCCCAGCCATCGCAGCGGGCGCCGCCTCGCAACATGCAGCTCTTCAAACAGTTCTCCCAGCCTCGCCTGTCCTCCTGCCCTGTTGTTGTCCATCAGGCAGGAGGAGACTCCAAGACCGCCCCGTCTTCCCCCATCATGTCCCCGGACGGGAGGTCTTTCTTCAAGGTCCAAGAGGTGGAGGCAAGGATAGAGGATACTAAGCGGCGGCTGTCGGAGGTGATGTCGGACCCCTTGCAGCTTTTTAGTAAAATCATGGGGGATGAGTCCGGCATGGGGGCCGGTGTAAGCGGCGCTCACAGGGCTAAATTTCTGTCCTCGAGTGCGTCCGAGCTCAGCGGAGGCGCTGCTGTGAACGGACACGCAGAAAgtaacaacaactacagcatCAAGGAGGAGGAAGGCGCAGAGggcgaggaggacgaggaggaaacCCCGACAGGGAAGGGTCCcgactctgtttttttctccttcccgTCGCTGGCGCCCGCCCCAGTCCTCAACCAGACCTCCTCGTCCACGTTCCCCAAGTCTCCATCTCTCACCCTGGGCCGATGCTCCATGTCGGCGCTGGTGGCTCGACAGGAAGACGAGGACTTCTGTGAGCTGTACAGCGAAGACTTTGACATTTGTACGGACACAGAAACACCAGACGCGGATCGTCCGGGGTCCCGGCAGCCTCGCGCTGGTAGCACAGGGTTGTGTAGTGAActggacacagaggaggaggaggaggaggaggaggaggaggaggaagtggacgAGGACTTAGAGACTGTACCTGTGACTGGCCTCATCCTCCTCACACAGTTGGTGTACTGGTATTTGCTCCTCCCAGTGCCTCCATATGTTTGTGCAGTGGTGCATGGGATAGTAGCTGGCTTCATGATACTTTTGCTGATCCTTTGGACGTCCTCTTCTCGTGGCTCGCCGCTGGTGACTAGAAGATGGAGGCGAAGGATAGAGCAGTGGAACGTGGCCCAGCTGGACATCAAAGAGCCGGGGATATTCAAGGTGAGGACTGTTGCTCTGAAAGTGCCGAAAACAGAACACAGGATGGTGAGATTTATTATTAAGCATAATGAGTTCACTGCTAGCGTGCAGCAgttgttgcccccccccccaagagctttgtttttgtgtctttactcTATCTTTAAACATCCTGGAACGCAAGCCCAGCGCCGAAATTTCCCCCGTTGCTCCCGTTGAATTGGCTTTTCTCCCTCCGAGCCTCCTTTGGGACTGATAAGGTGGGAGTATGAATGAGAATGAAACTCTGCGCAGCCTCATGGGGACCAGCAGAAACATATTGAGGTTATATTAGAGGCACAGTTTAGCTTCAAGCCAAATATCACATTAAGAGCACCGACATGTCTGCTCTCTGTtctcagtagaaatgtttggtAGTTTGAGGAGTTATGTAAGCATGTGTatcgtatgtgtgtgtgtgtgtgtgtgcttcagtgGGTACCAATCTGTTGCACAGAAGAGCCTAGTGGCTTGAGGGTACAGCTGTTCCAGAGGAGGAGCTCTGTGGTTGTGCAGGACGTTACACACGCATGCAAACAATCCGGCTGCCACATCAGAGAGGGCAAAgttcctcttcctgttcctctATCTCTACGTCTGAGGAGCAACAGGAAGTCAGATGGTCCACTTTaagttttgttgttctttttgatCTTTTTGATGCACCTCCACTCTGAGTGAGAACTTTATAAAGAGGCATGTTTGCTGACTACAAAAGCCCTGTATGTGCATGCATACATTTCTTTGACTCTGTTATTCTGTGACATCAGGAACAcagatttaaatcaaattaatgGTTGTTTTCTTTCGATCTGGACTTATTTATCTCGTATCCCTGGAGTTGCAAAGGCACCAGACAATCCTAGAAACAGGCTTAACTTACCTCATTAGCGTGGCATGTCATGGTCGGGGTTTAAGGTTACCAAAGTTTCCATTACTTCTCTCAAACTGAAACTCTTTTCCGCCTTTTGTGACTTGAACCTCAGTGTCAGTGTCAGCTgatcccctctcccctctccgcTCCCCTCGTTCTCTCAGGGCTGGATGAATGAGATCCACAGCTACAACCCGGAGATGTACCACGCCACCCTCACCCACTCTGTTTACGTCCGCCTCGAGGGCTCCGTCCTGCGTCTGTCCAAGCCCAACAGGAACATCTCCCGCCGCGCCACGCACAACGAGCCCAAACCTGACGTCACCTACATCAGCCAGAAGATCTATGACCTCACTGACAGCAAGGTGCGCCGGTTATATTTGGCTGGTTTATTTATGTGgtcaaagaggagaagaagaagaagtgtatCTTTGTGAAATATTTCTGGGAGACATTAATGTGTTCGATGTGTGTTTTGTCTCGTCTGGCTCCTCAGTCTATTTGTGTGCTTGATGATAAGcttaacacacagtgacatgaaGCACACGTCTCCTCCTATTTCCTTTTGCCTGAGTACATGTTTGCTAATAGGTCATGTTCAGTGACAGAGCCACTTAGAgtcacacacagtgtgtaaacACAGAGTGAATATCACAGGTCACTGACCCTGCACTGGCTTGGGTTTGTCTTTGTGCTGACTCTGTGGTTTTGTACATCTGAAGGCCAGACAGTAAGAAGACATTTGTCATGTCAGTGTATCGGTGACCAGGGAGGTTCTTGGGGTCGTTTACATCATGCAGCTACTCTACTCTCAAACTCATTTTGTTCCTGTATTGAACATCTCAGCATCATTATTGTGGATGTTAAGTCTCGACATCTAtaaagcttttttaaacataataatgtacaaaaactttcattttcatttgacttCTCACAGTcaagatctgttttattttctattctgaGATCTGCCAACTCCCACGCCCACCATAACACCACAAAGCTACAAAACTCACATACATTACACCACTTAATATCCATGTATTCATGTTCATTTACTGTCCCCTCAGAATAATGGAAAATACTAACTAAACTGCACCTCTCCATATAATCAAGTGCACGGACATTTTTAATATGTTGTTCAAAGACAAATGCTGTGGATACATCAAAGATGAGTCATTTGTACTCGTTCTGCTGCCTGTGTTcctgtttctgttggtgtttctCTTATTTAAATAGTTTGAAGCCCCTCATAGCTGTAGACAACACACACCCTGGGGCCAGTCTGCCACATTATATTTGTAATTCTAACACTGCTCTACGGCTGGAGCTcgatttttctctgtttgtcctgATAGTAACGTGTGCAATCAACTGCCCCGGAAACGTTTTCAATTGTTTGGACTCCCCTGCAGATCCAGCTGGTGCCTCAGAGCTTGGCCAGGAAGAGAGTTTGGAACAAGAAGTACCCAATTTGCATCGAGCTGGCCAAGCAGGAGGACTTCATGTCCAAAGCCCAGGGAGAGAAGCCCGAAGCTGCGGAGGAAAAATCCTCGGGTGTGGGCGAGAAGCTAGAGCGAACAGACAAATGCGAGAAAGTTGaaggagcaggagcagcagaggaaccCAAAAGGCCAACCTCTGGAGGGGGGGATCTGACAATCTACCTGTTTGGGAGGACCGGTCGGGAAAAGGAGGAGTGGTTTAGGAGGTTTCTTGTGGCATCCAGGATGAAGTCAGAGGGGAGAAGCGGCAGTCTGCCTGGCATCTGCAAGAGTGGTGAGTCTTGAGACCGAAACTTGTACAGTATCAgatactgtcacacacacatcttcctGCGGACCAAAAAGCCATTCTCTCGAGTATGTCGCTGCACAGCCATCAGATCTGTTCATAAGCCGCAGCTTAGGGAATGCCAATCCCCTCGACTGAGCTAACAGATGAGTGTGAATGGGTCAGCAggattacatgcacagagaagCAGCATATTATAGCATCGGTTTCCACTGTGTAATATAAGCATGCAAGGATAAGGCCCAATTCAAAGGGGAAACACTAACACTGTCACCGTCCAGTGATAAGAGCGCTGCTGTAGAAACAGGATTACAGAAACGTGATTTAAATAGGAGGCTGTTCGGTGGATATAAATAGCGTTTATATTGAAAATGACTAATACAGGGGTACTATGAGCGAGTGGGAGGATAGTGTAAAGCATGCTGATTCAGAGTGTTGCAGCATAATGTGAGAAATGACATAAAATGCTGACGATACAAGGCTACACAAAGTCTTGAGAAATCTTAATGTATGTGAAATATGATGCATTGATTGAAGTTTCTGAAAACGCAGTTGCTGCACATCTATCACATTAACCTCCGTTCACTCTTCGCGCTCCAGCCTTCTTGCCCTCCcacagccgcagcagcagcacccaGTCTGCCGGCGGAGGCCtggaggccgacagcaggagcagcagccgGGGGAGCCTGGAGGAGTTGCCTCAGCCCCGCCTGTCCTGTTCCTCCGCTGGAGGCATGAGGCAGAAGATGCTGTTGGACTATAACGTGTACATGGCCAAATATGTCAACCCCCAAGCACCACAGAGAAGCCCGACTGCCACCGACAGCCCCGGGAACAGCCCTGAGAGCAGCCCCAAAACTACCAAAAAGGTCAGTGACAGAAGAGCACATGAAAGGTTGAAAGAGAGACAGCCAACAGGCGAGCTGTTAGGCATCCTAATTGCTCACTAGCGTTACTAGTGATGCTTTAGCTAGCAGGTAAAGGCAGAGGAGGATGGATTTTTTAACTTGCCTCTTA from Labrus mixtus chromosome 20, fLabMix1.1, whole genome shotgun sequence carries:
- the tex2 gene encoding testis-expressed protein 2 isoform X1; translated protein: MSTQGSSSSRGSGQHADTTPPRQAPGPKLQVQRSLSRDTITIHFSALGKEEDDEDEELYGVSLGSDGAKPGLDVAGGPRGLEASGADEQSVASALEAKEELLFEAAGGDTSSGAAVLPVLSTTLSVQSSDLLPHMPSPAMTITPSSTHSHLSSNPPASSSWPSDRPSANPPCTNSGSSSPCKSAALPSSKPFLSLVRSLSNDVETRESTPAPAANAPPHTRHRHLMKSFVKSLSTDPSKAEHQDVPLHHYHNQPPHQPHQAQPSQRAPPRNMQLFKQFSQPRLSSCPVVVHQAGGDSKTAPSSPIMSPDGRSFFKVQEVEARIEDTKRRLSEVMSDPLQLFSKIMGDESGMGAGVSGAHRAKFLSSSASELSGGAAVNGHAESNNNYSIKEEEGAEGEEDEEETPTGKGPDSVFFSFPSLAPAPVLNQTSSSTFPKSPSLTLGRCSMSALVARQEDEDFCELYSEDFDICTDTETPDADRPGSRQPRAGSTGLCSELDTEEEEEEEEEEEEVDEDLETVPVTGLILLTQLVYWYLLLPVPPYVCAVVHGIVAGFMILLLILWTSSSRGSPLVTRRWRRRIEQWNVAQLDIKEPGIFKGWMNEIHSYNPEMYHATLTHSVYVRLEGSVLRLSKPNRNISRRATHNEPKPDVTYISQKIYDLTDSKIQLVPQSLARKRVWNKKYPICIELAKQEDFMSKAQGEKPEAAEEKSSGVGEKLERTDKCEKVEGAGAAEEPKRPTSGGGDLTIYLFGRTGREKEEWFRRFLVASRMKSEGRSGSLPGICKSAFLPSHSRSSSTQSAGGGLEADSRSSSRGSLEELPQPRLSCSSAGGMRQKMLLDYNVYMAKYVNPQAPQRSPTATDSPGNSPESSPKTTKKLCRSSEEPAEPEAWVNAFLGRIFWDFLGEKYWANVVSKKIQMKLSKIRLPYVMNELTLTELDMGFSTPKILHASKPSVDHQGLWFDLEVSYTGSFLMTLETKMNLARLGKEGEGLGEHGKEWPRPRTYCLADSDEESSSAGSSDEEDPPELLSDKAIPLGGEGYMGGHRPSKIMRFVDKIAKSKYFQKATETEFIKKKMEEVSNTPLLLTVEVQECRGTLAVNIPPPPTDRIWYGFRSPPHLELKARPKLGEREVTLVHVTDWIEKKLDQEFQKIFVMPNMDDIWLPIMHSAMDTRSNANLLTVTDDALKDPDPEDSEVSDM
- the tex2 gene encoding testis-expressed protein 2 isoform X2 encodes the protein MSTQGSSSSRGSGQHADTTPPRQAPGPKLQVQRSLSRDTITIHFSALGKEEDDEDEELYGVSLGSDGAKPGLDVAGGPRGLEASGADEQSVASALEAKEELLFEAAGGDTSSGAAVLPVLSTTLSVQSSDLLPHMPSPAMTITPSSTHSHLSSNPPASSSWPSDRPSANPPCTNSGSSSPCKSAALPSSKPFLSLVRSLSNDVETRESTPAPAANAPPHTRHRHLMKSFVKSLSTDPSKAEHQDVPLHHYHNQPPHQPHQAQPSQRAPPRNMQLFKQFSQPRLSSCPVVVHQAGGDSKTAPSSPIMSPDGRSFFKVQEVEARIEDTKRRLSEVMSDPLQLFSKIMGDESGMGAGVSGAHRAKFLSSSASELSGGAAVNGHAESNNNYSIKEEEGAEGEEDEEETPTGKGPDSVFFSFPSLAPAPVLNQTSSSTFPKSPSLTLGRCSMSALVARQEDEDFCELYSEDFDICTDTETPDADRPGSRQPRAGSTGLCSELDTEEEEEEEEEEEEVDEDLETVPVTGLILLTQLVYWYLLLPVPPYVCAVVHGIVAGFMILLLILWTSSSRGSPLVTRRWRRRIEQWNVAQLDIKEPGIFKGWMNEIHSYNPEMYHATLTHSVYVRLEGSVLRLSKPNRNISRRATHNEPKPDVTYISQKIYDLTDSKIQLVPQSLARKRVWNKKYPICIELAKQEDFMSKAQGEKPEAAEEKSSGVGEKLERTDKCEKVEGAGAAEEPKRPTSGGGDLTIYLFGRTGREKEEWFRRFLVASRMKSEGRSGSLPGICKSAFLPSHSRSSSTQSAGGGLEADSRSSSRGSLEELPQPRLSCSSAGGMRQKMLLDYNVYMAKYVNPQAPQRSPTATDSPGNSPESSPKTTKKLCRSSEEPAEPEAWVNAFLGRIFWDFLGEKYWANVVSKKIQMKLSKIRLPYVMNELTLTELDMGFSTPKILHASKPSVDHQGLWFDLEVSYTGSFLMTLETKMNLARLGKEGEGLGEHGKEWPRTYCLADSDEESSSAGSSDEEDPPELLSDKAIPLGGEGYMGGHRPSKIMRFVDKIAKSKYFQKATETEFIKKKMEEVSNTPLLLTVEVQECRGTLAVNIPPPPTDRIWYGFRSPPHLELKARPKLGEREVTLVHVTDWIEKKLDQEFQKIFVMPNMDDIWLPIMHSAMDTRSNANLLTVTDDALKDPDPEDSEVSDM